One genomic region from Evansella sp. LMS18 encodes:
- a CDS encoding phytoene desaturase family protein, with protein MFEKKLIIVLCHISPPYFVMLMKELKEVILMAEKWDVVIIGGGLAGYVAANILCEKTNLSVLLLESRRKTGGRAITEKRNGTFFNLGPHALYKEGNAKPVLEELGIKLSGNPPGTSGILLEGATVYEAPFSPAGILKTTFLSWRERIEWARVVMKLNNTDPQTLAHQPFKQWGEQTTDSFKVRSLLYVLGRLATYCHAPEKASAKVMVNHMKLAMGGTIYLDGGWQTIIDQLHNRAVVSRVQVRTRNVVRKINANAVNGCFQVVLADGSEIIGKQVLYTGSPNELVSILDHTDANSALSFFREMKPVRAATLDIALKRLPQPARLFAMGIDEPFYYSVHSAYAKLSESGQNTVLHVLKYLREEESGPGEGIQDELHKFLERIQPEWEHQLIEKRCLPRIIVNQRLPMAEDEKRLELAEKIIPGLFIAGDWASPDLILSEAAVSSAKKVALQMIQNE; from the coding sequence ATGTTTGAGAAAAAGTTAATAATTGTTCTCTGTCACATTTCACCTCCATACTTCGTCATGTTAATGAAGGAACTTAAGGAGGTTATTCTTATGGCAGAAAAGTGGGATGTTGTAATAATTGGCGGAGGGCTGGCGGGTTATGTGGCAGCAAACATTTTATGTGAAAAAACTAATTTGTCTGTTCTCTTATTAGAAAGCAGGAGAAAGACAGGCGGACGTGCAATAACAGAAAAGAGAAATGGAACTTTTTTTAATTTAGGTCCACATGCACTTTATAAGGAAGGAAATGCGAAACCGGTTCTTGAGGAATTGGGTATTAAGCTTAGCGGTAACCCACCAGGAACCAGTGGAATTTTACTGGAAGGTGCAACTGTATACGAGGCTCCTTTTTCTCCGGCAGGCATCTTAAAAACAACATTTTTAAGCTGGAGAGAACGAATTGAATGGGCCAGGGTAGTGATGAAGTTAAATAATACAGACCCACAAACACTTGCACACCAACCCTTTAAGCAATGGGGGGAGCAGACCACCGACTCATTTAAGGTTCGATCACTCTTGTATGTATTAGGCCGGCTGGCAACCTATTGCCATGCACCTGAGAAAGCCAGTGCCAAGGTAATGGTTAACCATATGAAACTTGCCATGGGAGGAACTATTTACTTAGACGGAGGCTGGCAGACAATCATTGATCAGCTGCACAACAGGGCAGTAGTTTCACGTGTACAGGTTCGCACAAGAAATGTTGTTAGGAAAATAAATGCGAACGCTGTAAATGGCTGCTTTCAGGTAGTTCTTGCTGATGGCAGTGAGATTATTGGGAAACAGGTTTTATATACGGGCTCTCCAAATGAGCTGGTTAGTATACTGGATCATACGGATGCCAATTCGGCGCTCAGCTTCTTCCGAGAAATGAAACCTGTCAGAGCAGCCACGTTGGATATTGCTTTAAAAAGGCTCCCTCAGCCTGCAAGACTATTTGCCATGGGAATCGATGAGCCCTTTTATTATTCCGTGCACTCCGCATATGCAAAGCTTTCTGAATCAGGACAAAATACAGTTCTGCACGTATTAAAATATTTACGCGAGGAAGAGAGTGGACCTGGAGAAGGAATACAAGATGAACTTCACAAGTTTTTAGAAAGAATACAACCAGAATGGGAACATCAGCTCATTGAAAAGCGCTGCTTGCCCCGTATCATTGTCAATCAGCGTTTACCTATGGCTGAAGACGAGAAGAGGCTCGAGCTGGCAGAGAAGATTATTCCTGGTTTATTTATAGCAGGGGACTGGGCATCGCCGGATCTGATTCTCTCAGAAGCAGCGGTCAGCAGTGCCAAAAAAGTGGCACTGCAAATGATTCAAAACGAATAG